The Pseudomonas triclosanedens genome has a window encoding:
- a CDS encoding endonuclease/exonuclease/phosphatase family protein — MSLTVLTYNTLFAGRDGANDERAQAQIGLINEVRPDVFLMQEAKGFDANGGAWLHALENAIGMRGFLAVAPRTGQNLAIFIRAPLRPLAFEVDGAHFHHALATLRVAVPGVEMPVTFISAHLCPNGPDVRRREAAYLAVQAAPDKLTLITGDFNSASPHDPEPADWPALASHHRGRYLADDLQGIDRSVLAHLEAAGWVDVGHHLGGAATPTVPTAAYRAAEFATMRCDYLLASAALARTAQHYEVLRTPITDTASDHYPVLARFDLP; from the coding sequence ATGTCGCTGACTGTCCTGACCTACAACACCTTATTCGCCGGTCGCGATGGCGCGAACGACGAGCGCGCCCAGGCGCAGATTGGCCTCATCAACGAAGTGCGCCCCGATGTGTTCCTGATGCAAGAGGCCAAGGGCTTCGACGCCAACGGCGGCGCCTGGTTGCACGCGCTAGAGAACGCCATCGGCATGCGTGGCTTCTTGGCAGTCGCGCCACGCACGGGTCAGAACCTCGCCATCTTCATCCGCGCGCCGCTGCGTCCGCTGGCCTTCGAGGTGGACGGCGCGCATTTTCATCATGCGCTGGCAACGCTGCGCGTCGCTGTGCCGGGTGTCGAGATGCCCGTGACCTTCATCAGCGCGCACTTGTGTCCCAATGGCCCCGACGTGCGCCGGCGCGAGGCGGCTTATCTGGCGGTACAGGCTGCGCCGGACAAACTGACGCTCATCACGGGCGACTTCAATTCCGCATCGCCGCATGATCCCGAACCGGCCGACTGGCCCGCACTCGCATCCCATCACCGTGGGCGCTATCTGGCCGATGATCTACAGGGCATCGACCGCAGCGTGCTCGCGCATCTCGAAGCAGCCGGTTGGGTCGATGTAGGCCATCACCTCGGCGGTGCGGCGACGCCGACCGTGCCGACGGCGGCCTACCGCGCCGCCGAGTTCGCCACGATGCGCTGCGATTACCTACTTGCATCCGCGGCGCTGGCCCGTACCGCGCAGCATTACGAAGTGCTGCGCACGCCTATCACCGATACGGCTTCCGATCACTACCCGGTGCTGGCGCGCTTCGATCTGCCCTGA